A segment of the Halorubrum sp. BOL3-1 genome:
AGAGAGGTCCAGCTCGTCGCGACGTTCGGCGAGCACGTCGTGGGTCCAGAGCCGCTCCATGATCGACCGCGCGCCGTCCGTGGTGAGTGGCTTCGGCGCGTCGAGATCGTGTTCAGCAGCCACGATCAGGTCTGGAGCGCCTGCCCGGACGCGTTCGATCTCATCATCGTCGAGGCCGGCGTCGGCGAGCCCCTCGGTAACGTGTGAGGCGAGCGAGGGTCGGTGGAGCGTCGTGAACACCGGCCACGAGTCCGGCACCTCCAGTACCTCGGCGTACCGTTTCAGCGGCGTAATGACGGGTTCAGGCAGCGACGCCTCCTTCCACTCACGACTCTTCGGGAACACGGTGACGCTGCTGTCCGCGAACGACACGTCACGCCACCGAATGCCGTTGCGGCCTTCACGATCCTCTTTCGGTGCGGAAAGGAACTCCGAGCCACGCAGGCCGGTGTAAGCGACAACGTATACGAGGGCTTGCTCGCGACACCGCTGGTACGCTGTGAACCGGGCCTGCTGTTTGGCCTGCCACAGCTCACTCTCAGGATCACCGCGATCTGTGTGGGGAACCTCGATCGCACCGAGTTCGTCGAACGCTTTGGAAACGCGGCGGTCCACGAACTGCGTGATCAAGTCTCGGTGAATTGGTTCCCATGCTTGTTGATCACCTGGACGTCGACCGTCGTTTTCGGGGAGTGGATCTTCGGCATCTGACTCGCGAGCGTAGTGGCGTGACAGATAGCCTTGTGCGTGT
Coding sequences within it:
- a CDS encoding site-specific recombinase — encoded protein: MTDRRSVETPIEDTFTKYLTDKGKGDAGEEGAYRTDAERELNRFRRWCLGKTADSANASPPESWDGVVDNDTIRFADLDTTVFSDYARYLSTAGYAAGTVLTYYAHVASWCGWAHAQGYLSRHYARESDAEDPLPENDGRRPGDQQAWEPIHRDLITQFVDRRVSKAFDELGAIEVPHTDRGDPESELWQAKQQARFTAYQRCREQALVYVVAYTGLRGSEFLSAPKEDREGRNGIRWRDVSFADSSVTVFPKSREWKEASLPEPVITPLKRYAEVLEVPDSWPVFTTLHRPSLASHVTEGLADAGLDDDEIERVRAGAPDLIVAAEHDLDAPKPLTTDGARSIMERLWTHDVLAERRDELDLSLDGDYLELHGGRRGVGEVLVRQFGYAAAARYLDNSEEQVREAYQHIEAAERADMATEAFSQTDQRVSDQ